One window of the Planctomycetia bacterium genome contains the following:
- the fliW gene encoding flagellar assembly protein FliW: MQLKTTRFGLVEIQADDVIHFPAGLIGLEHCRQWVLLADSANDALAWMQCVTEPEVALAVVSPGRFVPGYQVRVYRAELAPLNLTNVRNAQVLAVVGKGDGALTLNLKAPLVINLERRAGRQVVVNSDEPTQYTLQPSGPTVLRKSA, encoded by the coding sequence ATGCAACTCAAGACCACGCGATTTGGGCTCGTCGAGATTCAAGCCGACGATGTCATTCATTTTCCCGCCGGCTTGATCGGACTCGAGCACTGCCGCCAATGGGTGTTGCTGGCTGATTCCGCCAACGATGCCTTGGCTTGGATGCAATGCGTCACCGAACCCGAGGTGGCCCTCGCCGTGGTGAGCCCTGGGCGCTTCGTGCCTGGCTACCAGGTGCGGGTCTATCGCGCCGAGCTTGCTCCGCTGAACCTGACGAACGTGCGCAACGCGCAGGTTCTGGCGGTGGTGGGGAAAGGGGACGGCGCCTTGACGCTCAACCTGAAAGCACCGCTGGTGATCAACTTGGAACGCCGCGCCGGGCGACAGGTGGTCGTCAACAGCGACGAACCGACTCAATACACGCTGCAGCCCTCGGGACCGACGGTCCTTCGGAAAAGCGCATAG
- the csrA gene encoding carbon storage regulator CsrA: MLVLSRQRDESIMIGDHIVVTIVDIRGDKVRLGINAPTEVPVHRQEVYEAIQRENLRASRLEPQDTESLGKPAPGPGPGGKGRMR; encoded by the coding sequence ATGCTCGTCCTGTCGAGACAGCGCGATGAAAGCATCATGATCGGCGATCACATCGTGGTCACGATCGTGGATATTCGAGGTGACAAGGTCCGCCTCGGCATCAACGCGCCCACCGAAGTGCCCGTGCATCGCCAGGAAGTGTACGAAGCGATTCAACGCGAGAACCTCCGCGCCAGCCGGCTGGAACCGCAAGACACGGAATCGCTTGGCAAGCCCGCGCCGGGGCCGGGTCCGGGCGGCAAAGGCCGCATGCGCTAA
- the flgL gene encoding flagellar hook-associated protein FlgL, translating into MAIIPVPTTRVSDLLISQRLLSQMQSDQQAIFRLQNQLTTGRRISLASEDAPAALRAITLQSLIERKQQVSVNLQTNQSYLGATDVALSNVSALLADIRGAAISVVGTTSTDSQREAIALEVDRAIQQLVDVGNQQFRGRYLFAGARTSTQPFVQSGDHIEYLGDEKSLSAYSDIDVLFETNMPGNRVFGAISEPVRGTTNLNPVLTAETSLSDLRGGRGVVPSSIEISTGTVSSIVDLSSASTVGDIAKLLEANAPLGRIVTVEITDVGLNVSLDSGGGGSLIIREVGGGTTANELGILHEVGAGTGPVVGSDLDPRLTLTTRLENLLGTRARASLASAGTSNNLDFIATANGPEFNGVTIKYVDDDYLRAGPGLTAGNEVAEFHEDAVAARASLTFDTNVAANNDLLLTATVPGTSNNSITVDFDVRAADAGGVQVSFSGSTYTVSVEAGVHSAQDVANAINANAALGGKFTAALDTTVDGTNSGAYVFQLSDDAATAGGTYNTGSDANTLVVRIESGVTSANQVLAAVNAEGTFSAELNPREILNDGAGAVVDTFNELAAVATTAGGTGEEFDFLSGVRIENGGESFNISLASAQTVEDMLNILNGAGAGIFAEINGKQTGIDLRSRWSGQDFSVGENGGDTASQLGVRSLTSGTELADLNHGFGVHDTEGVDFVIRRADGIELEIDVAGAVTVQDVLDRINNHPANLATPTPIVAQLAANGNGIELINDGPPGGGALTVERRNLSQAAEDLGLLPSGVGTFTAQSPGAAPTATLTMSGANNDLVIRGIAPGTGLNEVNVSVVNSGLGPGNGIVTYNPSTQSLVFDVDPSTTANQMIDILANTPLAGTFFSATLAPGDGAPNTGAGTVDFTATATLAGGEPPTLTGTDVNPREVEGVFTALVRLRDALRSNDVLGIERAIEILDDGSQAVNFSRAELGARQKSLDVLQARLEAEEVDLQASLSLEIDVDITEAISNFTARQASYQASLQTAAQSLKISLLDYL; encoded by the coding sequence ATGGCTATCATTCCCGTACCGACGACGCGTGTCAGCGACTTGCTGATTTCGCAGCGTTTGCTGTCGCAGATGCAATCGGATCAGCAGGCGATCTTTCGTTTGCAGAACCAGCTGACGACGGGTCGGCGGATCTCGTTGGCGAGTGAAGACGCGCCGGCCGCGCTGCGGGCTATTACGTTGCAATCGCTGATTGAACGGAAGCAACAAGTCTCGGTCAACTTGCAGACAAATCAATCGTATCTGGGCGCGACCGACGTGGCCCTCTCGAACGTCTCGGCGCTGTTGGCCGATATCCGCGGCGCGGCCATTTCCGTGGTGGGAACGACTTCCACCGATTCGCAACGCGAAGCGATCGCCTTGGAAGTCGACCGGGCCATTCAGCAGCTGGTCGACGTTGGCAACCAGCAATTCCGCGGTCGCTATCTGTTTGCGGGGGCGCGCACCAGCACACAGCCGTTTGTACAGTCCGGCGATCACATCGAATATCTAGGCGATGAAAAGTCATTGTCCGCGTATTCCGACATCGACGTGCTGTTCGAAACGAACATGCCGGGAAACCGCGTGTTTGGCGCGATTTCAGAACCGGTTCGTGGAACCACGAATCTCAATCCGGTGCTGACGGCCGAGACATCGCTGTCGGACTTGCGTGGCGGCCGCGGGGTTGTGCCGAGCAGCATTGAGATTTCGACGGGCACGGTCAGTTCGATCGTTGACCTCAGTTCGGCGTCGACGGTCGGCGACATTGCGAAACTATTGGAAGCCAATGCTCCGCTCGGCAGAATCGTGACGGTGGAAATCACGGACGTCGGATTGAATGTCTCGTTGGATTCCGGCGGCGGCGGGTCGTTGATCATTCGCGAAGTCGGCGGCGGTACGACGGCCAACGAGCTGGGTATTCTGCACGAAGTCGGCGCCGGCACCGGGCCGGTGGTGGGGAGCGATCTCGATCCGCGATTGACACTGACCACGCGGTTGGAGAATTTGCTTGGCACCCGAGCGCGGGCTTCCTTGGCGTCCGCTGGGACGAGCAACAATCTCGATTTCATCGCGACGGCGAACGGCCCCGAGTTTAACGGCGTGACGATCAAGTATGTCGACGACGATTATCTGCGCGCAGGGCCGGGACTCACGGCGGGGAATGAGGTCGCCGAGTTTCACGAAGACGCGGTGGCGGCCCGGGCGTCGTTGACGTTCGATACGAATGTGGCGGCGAACAATGACCTCCTGCTGACGGCGACTGTGCCTGGTACGTCGAACAACAGTATCACGGTTGACTTCGACGTTCGCGCGGCGGATGCGGGTGGCGTGCAAGTCAGCTTTTCGGGCAGCACGTATACCGTTTCTGTCGAGGCTGGCGTGCATTCGGCACAGGATGTTGCGAACGCGATCAACGCCAACGCGGCGCTGGGCGGCAAGTTCACGGCGGCGCTCGATACGACGGTCGACGGCACGAACAGCGGCGCGTATGTGTTCCAGTTGTCCGATGACGCGGCAACGGCCGGCGGTACGTACAACACGGGTTCGGACGCCAACACGTTGGTCGTGCGGATCGAAAGCGGCGTCACCTCGGCGAACCAAGTGCTGGCAGCCGTGAACGCGGAAGGGACTTTTAGCGCGGAGTTGAATCCGCGCGAGATTCTCAACGACGGCGCCGGCGCTGTCGTTGACACGTTTAATGAGCTGGCGGCCGTGGCTACGACGGCGGGGGGCACTGGCGAGGAGTTTGACTTTCTTTCCGGAGTGCGCATTGAGAACGGCGGCGAGAGTTTTAACATCAGCCTTGCTAGCGCGCAGACCGTGGAGGATATGCTCAACATCCTGAATGGCGCCGGCGCTGGCATTTTTGCCGAGATCAACGGGAAACAGACGGGAATCGATCTGCGATCGCGGTGGAGCGGGCAGGATTTTTCAGTCGGCGAGAACGGCGGCGATACCGCCTCGCAACTGGGCGTGCGCAGCTTGACGTCTGGTACGGAACTGGCCGATCTCAATCACGGCTTCGGCGTCCACGATACCGAGGGCGTCGATTTCGTGATTCGCCGCGCGGATGGGATTGAACTGGAGATCGACGTCGCCGGCGCGGTCACCGTGCAGGACGTGCTTGATCGGATCAATAATCATCCGGCGAATCTGGCCACGCCGACGCCGATCGTCGCGCAATTGGCCGCCAACGGCAATGGCATTGAATTGATTAATGACGGTCCGCCAGGCGGCGGCGCTTTGACCGTGGAGCGACGCAATCTGAGTCAAGCCGCCGAGGACTTGGGATTGTTGCCGTCCGGCGTTGGGACGTTCACCGCTCAATCGCCCGGCGCCGCGCCCACCGCGACGCTCACTATGTCGGGCGCGAATAATGACCTTGTCATCCGTGGCATCGCGCCGGGCACCGGTCTGAACGAAGTTAACGTTTCCGTTGTGAACTCCGGATTGGGCCCGGGCAATGGCATCGTCACGTACAATCCTTCGACGCAGTCGCTGGTTTTTGATGTCGATCCGTCGACGACGGCGAACCAGATGATTGACATTCTGGCGAACACGCCGCTCGCCGGGACGTTTTTCTCGGCCACGCTAGCGCCGGGAGACGGCGCGCCGAATACCGGGGCCGGGACGGTTGATTTCACCGCGACGGCGACCTTGGCGGGAGGGGAGCCGCCGACGCTGACTGGGACGGATGTGAATCCACGTGAAGTCGAAGGCGTATTCACGGCGCTCGTACGCTTGCGCGATGCCCTGCGTTCGAACGATGTGCTGGGCATCGAGCGAGCGATCGAGATTCTCGACGACGGTTCGCAGGCGGTGAATTTCTCGCGTGCCGAACTCGGCGCCAGGCAAAAGTCTCTCGACGTGCTGCAGGCCCGGCTCGAGGCCGAAGAAGTGGACCTGCAAGCCAGCCTGTCTTTGGAAATCGACGTCGACATTACCGAAGCGATTTCGAACTTCACAGCCCGCCAGGCGTCGTACCAGGCGTCGCTTCAGACGGCGGCACAGAGTCTGAAGATTTCGCTATTGGACTATCTGTAG
- a CDS encoding flagellin, protein MTRINTNVSSLNAQKTLARSNVQLQEALTRLSTGLRINKGKDDPAGLIASEVLRSDIISTQRAVTNSERANQLIATADSALGQVSALLNDIRGLVSEAANEGALSTDQIAANQLQIDSSLEAIDRIAQITSFQGKRLLDGSLDFITTGVDVTQIQGLKIDQANFGTQNSIGVTVQVVQQAARGSLNFNFGAISTDVSLQIGGKNGAEAFNFAQGSTIEEIATAVNLVSDATGVQATVEQEATQGAITASSFGTDNDVLIQADTAGEEEGDIRVKYSKGDSTGTVAVYTAATGNSPATLDVQLQTRAYESAVATVNDSDSAPTDAVYRLVQAGANNDLDLTITSDGSIGAGITVSLNNAATLAAGTNYNATTKTLTIGTSDQASATALAANAPAVINALTGIEIQVSLAVASTDTTGGTNSGAGANATATNIGYATTEGRGTSDNALTYTATIKGAQFNNATVNYVNDALLDNGVALTAGNERITYNHDAQKSSASINTSIANTDLIITADQAGAAYNNVQVLFTDSGAVTGNAATATYNASAKTLTLDIDGGTTDANAVLAAINTEGTFAATLDTTAGANTGAGVLTAAEIAARGGRFGNTGYSGGDAGTLYVYVQEGRSTANNIITSLGAVGNAAAGELFSVARTVDNDGSGVVASGTFSNVFQDGVTGGDVIATANDVVDAINDNATAAALLTAQKSAEDTGFGTVSEFVESSYYGTASANNRLQFLGPEDSRNIRFVANSGQALGVDLITDPQVTAQSKTTLTSANANASLVFSAVAAGKSFDDYAIRFRAAATGAQDRVTYDEETTAATADLNLTGTNNNLRITSTERGEDFNDVNVVLTASLTTGTATAAYDASSKTLTLNIRSDNSTTGAQLQAAINTEGTFSAAANYANRTGDTEAANTLAGTIAATNASATLADTGSTGGHNGSLTFYVANGTTAEQVRSLLQNDAYANKTFFATHYQGSTGAGTIDFATDNNKLYTSGGIASEGTLIVNLETNANGVVQTTANDLIEYFDDAANSATLASLGISISNAEGSNGTGKLAATLEDADLEFATTGTETINSNASLTTSAVNGLAASITLTAVLQGEAYNGVTVAFNNNPLLTGGGDEGVSYDALSKVLTVDVKAGVSTAQHVIDAINADTEVSELFTAAAAGAGTGFVTIFDTGTSSGGTTTDGEPAGTALLGNSDLSDTGLTFQSTTYGSDAFVSVKALGSNPFVLTDADGEVAERSVGTDILARINGIQAVGQGLKASINTSSLDISFNIADTVENDTTIQFEITGGGAQFQLGPDVVSNQQVRLGIAGVNTATIGGVNGKLFELRSGGAKSLGNNVNGAAAVIDEVITAITSLRGRLGAFQKTTLETNIITLNDTLEALTEAESSIRDADFAAESARLTRAQILVQSGTAVLSIANQNPQNALSLLR, encoded by the coding sequence ATGACCCGCATCAACACGAACGTCAGTTCGCTCAACGCTCAAAAGACTTTGGCCCGTTCCAATGTTCAATTGCAAGAAGCTCTCACCCGGTTGAGCACGGGTTTGCGCATCAATAAGGGTAAGGACGACCCGGCCGGCTTGATCGCCAGCGAAGTTTTGCGGAGCGACATCATCAGCACGCAGCGCGCCGTGACGAACAGCGAGCGCGCGAATCAATTGATCGCCACGGCCGACAGCGCCTTGGGGCAGGTCAGCGCGTTGTTGAACGACATTCGCGGTTTGGTGTCGGAAGCCGCCAACGAAGGCGCCTTGAGCACGGATCAAATCGCCGCCAACCAGTTGCAGATCGACTCGTCCTTGGAAGCCATCGACCGGATCGCCCAGATCACGTCGTTCCAAGGCAAGCGTCTCCTGGACGGCAGCTTGGACTTCATCACCACCGGCGTCGACGTGACGCAGATCCAAGGCCTGAAGATTGACCAGGCCAACTTCGGCACGCAGAACTCGATCGGCGTGACGGTGCAAGTTGTGCAGCAAGCCGCCCGCGGCTCGTTGAACTTCAACTTCGGCGCCATCTCGACGGACGTGTCGTTGCAAATCGGCGGTAAGAACGGCGCGGAAGCGTTCAACTTCGCCCAAGGCAGCACCATCGAGGAAATCGCCACCGCGGTGAACCTTGTCTCGGACGCGACGGGCGTGCAGGCCACGGTCGAACAAGAAGCCACGCAAGGCGCCATCACCGCTTCGAGCTTCGGCACCGACAACGACGTGCTGATTCAAGCGGACACCGCCGGTGAGGAAGAAGGCGACATCCGCGTCAAATACAGCAAAGGCGATTCGACTGGCACGGTCGCCGTGTACACCGCCGCCACGGGCAATTCGCCGGCCACGTTAGACGTGCAGTTGCAGACGCGTGCGTACGAATCCGCCGTCGCCACGGTGAACGACTCGGACTCGGCTCCGACCGACGCCGTGTACCGCTTGGTGCAAGCGGGTGCCAACAACGACCTCGACTTGACCATCACGAGTGACGGCAGCATCGGCGCCGGCATCACGGTCAGCTTGAACAACGCGGCCACGTTGGCCGCCGGCACGAACTACAACGCCACGACCAAGACGTTGACGATCGGCACGTCGGACCAGGCCAGCGCCACCGCTTTGGCCGCCAATGCTCCGGCCGTGATCAATGCCCTGACCGGTATTGAAATCCAGGTCAGCCTGGCCGTGGCTTCCACGGATACGACGGGCGGCACGAACTCGGGTGCTGGCGCCAATGCGACGGCCACGAATATCGGCTATGCAACGACCGAAGGTCGCGGCACCTCGGACAACGCTTTGACCTACACGGCTACGATTAAGGGCGCCCAGTTCAACAACGCGACAGTCAACTACGTCAACGACGCGTTGCTGGACAACGGCGTGGCGCTGACCGCCGGCAACGAGCGGATCACGTACAATCACGACGCCCAGAAGTCATCGGCCTCGATCAATACGTCGATCGCCAACACGGACTTGATTATCACGGCCGACCAGGCGGGGGCTGCTTACAACAACGTGCAGGTGTTGTTCACCGACAGCGGCGCCGTCACGGGCAACGCGGCCACGGCGACCTACAACGCCTCGGCCAAGACGTTGACGCTGGATATCGACGGCGGCACGACGGACGCCAATGCGGTGTTGGCGGCCATCAACACGGAAGGCACGTTTGCCGCCACGTTGGATACGACCGCGGGCGCCAATACGGGCGCTGGCGTGCTGACGGCTGCTGAAATCGCCGCCCGCGGCGGACGCTTCGGCAACACCGGCTACTCCGGCGGCGACGCCGGTACGCTGTACGTCTATGTACAGGAAGGCCGGTCGACGGCCAACAACATCATCACGTCGCTCGGCGCCGTGGGAAATGCCGCCGCTGGCGAGTTGTTCTCGGTCGCACGCACGGTCGACAACGACGGCTCGGGCGTGGTGGCCAGCGGCACGTTCTCCAACGTGTTCCAAGACGGCGTGACCGGTGGCGACGTGATCGCCACGGCCAACGACGTGGTTGACGCCATCAACGATAACGCCACCGCGGCGGCGCTGTTGACCGCACAGAAGAGCGCCGAAGACACTGGATTCGGCACGGTGTCCGAGTTCGTCGAGTCGAGCTACTACGGCACGGCATCGGCCAACAATCGCCTCCAGTTCCTCGGTCCCGAGGATTCCCGGAATATTCGCTTCGTGGCAAATTCCGGTCAGGCCTTGGGAGTCGATCTGATTACCGATCCGCAAGTCACGGCTCAGTCGAAGACCACCCTGACTTCAGCCAACGCGAATGCCAGCCTGGTGTTCTCCGCCGTGGCCGCTGGCAAGTCCTTCGACGACTACGCGATTCGCTTCCGCGCCGCCGCCACGGGCGCCCAGGATCGGGTCACGTACGACGAAGAGACGACGGCCGCGACGGCCGACTTGAACCTCACGGGCACGAATAACAACCTGCGGATCACGTCGACGGAGCGCGGCGAGGACTTCAACGACGTAAATGTCGTGCTGACGGCCTCGCTGACGACCGGCACGGCCACGGCGGCTTACGACGCCAGCTCCAAGACGCTGACGTTGAATATCCGCTCGGACAACTCGACGACCGGTGCGCAGCTCCAAGCGGCCATCAACACGGAAGGCACCTTCTCGGCTGCGGCCAACTACGCCAACCGCACCGGCGACACGGAAGCCGCGAACACGTTGGCCGGCACGATCGCGGCCACGAACGCCTCGGCGACGTTGGCCGACACGGGCAGCACCGGCGGACACAACGGCAGCCTGACGTTTTATGTCGCGAACGGCACGACTGCTGAACAAGTTCGCTCGTTGTTGCAGAACGACGCTTATGCGAACAAGACCTTCTTCGCCACGCACTACCAGGGGAGCACCGGGGCCGGCACGATTGACTTCGCGACCGACAACAATAAGCTCTACACCTCGGGCGGCATCGCGTCGGAAGGAACATTGATCGTCAACTTGGAGACGAACGCCAATGGCGTCGTCCAGACGACGGCCAACGACCTGATCGAGTACTTCGATGACGCCGCCAATAGTGCGACGCTCGCTTCGCTGGGCATCAGCATCAGCAACGCCGAAGGCAGCAACGGCACCGGCAAGTTGGCCGCCACGCTCGAGGACGCGGATCTGGAATTCGCGACCACGGGCACCGAGACGATTAATAGCAATGCCAGCCTGACCACCAGTGCCGTGAACGGACTGGCGGCCAGCATCACGCTGACTGCGGTCCTGCAAGGCGAGGCGTACAACGGCGTCACGGTCGCCTTCAACAACAATCCGCTGTTGACTGGCGGCGGCGACGAAGGGGTCAGCTATGACGCGCTGAGCAAGGTGCTCACCGTTGATGTCAAAGCCGGCGTCTCGACGGCCCAGCATGTCATCGACGCCATCAACGCCGACACGGAAGTGAGCGAGTTGTTCACCGCCGCGGCGGCCGGGGCAGGCACGGGCTTCGTCACCATCTTCGACACGGGCACGTCCTCGGGTGGCACGACGACCGACGGCGAACCCGCCGGCACGGCACTGCTCGGAAACTCGGATCTGTCCGACACCGGTTTGACCTTCCAGTCCACGACCTACGGATCTGACGCGTTCGTGTCCGTGAAGGCCTTGGGATCGAATCCGTTTGTCCTGACGGACGCGGACGGCGAAGTCGCCGAACGTTCCGTCGGAACCGACATCTTGGCCCGTATCAACGGTATCCAGGCTGTCGGCCAGGGCTTGAAGGCGTCCATCAACACCTCGTCGTTGGACATCTCCTTCAACATCGCGGACACGGTTGAGAACGACACGACGATTCAGTTCGAGATCACCGGCGGCGGCGCCCAGTTCCAGTTAGGCCCGGACGTGGTTTCCAACCAGCAAGTGCGGTTGGGCATCGCCGGCGTCAACACGGCGACGATCGGCGGCGTCAACGGCAAGTTGTTCGAGCTTCGCTCCGGTGGCGCGAAGTCGCTGGGCAACAACGTGAACGGTGCGGCCGCCGTTATCGACGAAGTGATCACCGCGATCACCAGCCTTCGCGGTCGGTTGGGCGCCTTCCAGAAGACGACGCTCGAAACCAACATCATCACGTTGAACGACACGTTGGAAGCCCTCACCGAGGCCGAAAGCTCGATCCGCGACGCTGACTTCGCCGCGGAAAGTGCTCGCCTCACGCGGGCTCAGATTCTGGTGCAATCCGGCACGGCGGTGTTGTCGATCGCCAACCAGAATCCGCAAAACGCTTTGTCCCTGCTGCGGTAA